In Listeria cossartiae subsp. cossartiae, the DNA window ATCGCCAACAGCTAAACCTTCTGCCATACCACCAGCTGAACCAGTGTTAATAATTACTTCTGGTTTAAAACGGTCTGCCATAAGGGTTGTCCCAAGCGCCGCATTTACTTTACCGATTCCTGATTCTAAAAGTACTACTTCTTTGCCAGAAATCTCACCTACGTAAAATTTCGCGCCGCCAATAACAATTTCTTCTACGCTTGGCATCGTATTTTTTAATAGTTCTACTTCTTCTTCCATTGCTCCGATAATACCAATTGTCATTATGTAACCTCCAAAAAAGCACAGTCGTTAACAGCTAACTTCTGTGCTTTTATCTTTTGTCGTTTGTTTTAAGTTCTTCTACTTTGGTTGGTTGCCATCCTTCACCGTCCACCCATGTGATATAAACACGATATGCTTTATCTGGGTCTTCTTTAGTCGAAAGCGTTCCAATTGATTGCGTTGCAGGATCAGCGCCTTGCTCCACGAACCAAAGTGATGTGTTCGAGATTGGAATATCTGTTGCTGCAGAAAAAGCTTTACGTTTTTCTTGCCAATCTACACTGGTGGAACTGTACGAATTCACGTGATCGCCAGTTTGATCCGTGCCGATTGGTTTCCAGTCTTTTGTAATAACTTTCGCCACATTGGGATCGTCGCTTTCGGTCGTTTCCGTTGTTTTTTCATCGGAAGACTCTTTTTCTTGTTCGGATGATTTATCTGATTTAGCGGCATCTTCTTTTTTCGATGTGGAAGATGCCGTTTTGTTTTCTTGTTGTGCTGGGTCACTCTCCGTTTTAAATAGCACAAAATACAAACTACCAATGATAAGTAAGCTTACCACGATAATTAAAACGTTTAAAACTAAATTCGTCTTTTTTCGTTTTGTATTTTGTTGTGAGCGAGATCCTTCGACCAAATTTTGTTTAATGCGACGGTTATTTGATTGTCGTTTGTCTGCCATTTGCATTCACCACCTTATAAGTAACCGCTGTACAAAAACACCAGATAAAATTAAGATGCAGTGATTTTTTCGATTTTAACGCTCATATCACCAGCTGGTGTTTGGATAGTTACTTCTTCCCCTTCTTTATGGCCAAGTAAACCTTT includes these proteins:
- a CDS encoding DUF1510 family protein, whose amino-acid sequence is MADKRQSNNRRIKQNLVEGSRSQQNTKRKKTNLVLNVLIIVVSLLIIGSLYFVLFKTESDPAQQENKTASSTSKKEDAAKSDKSSEQEKESSDEKTTETTESDDPNVAKVITKDWKPIGTDQTGDHVNSYSSTSVDWQEKRKAFSAATDIPISNTSLWFVEQGADPATQSIGTLSTKEDPDKAYRVYITWVDGEGWQPTKVEELKTNDKR